ccCATCAGGTTTAAAACAATGACATTTTAACCTGTCTGCATTAGTTCATCATAAGTTTCTCTATTTGAATTTCACATGCTTTAATGCTTGCTTGGTCATACGAAAGCCATACTCCACTATATAGAATCAAAATGATTTTGATGCCCTCTGATGGTCAAAGGGAGACTAACACAGAGTGCTGCCTCAATAAGAAATGTTTTATAGTGTAAGTTGTTTACTTGGTTGAAAAACAACTTGTACAATATCCTGCTTAATTTATTTCtagttttttttaaagtgatTTTAATGTTATTTTTTTATGGTTTCTGAATTATGTATTTATTAATTGAGGTGAATAATGATTTTATTATATTTTGGCCGTAAACCTCGGATTTTCTTCGAAAGGGGTTTATTTTTGTTCTCTCATGATTATTGTATATGTGGACATTTTAGACTTCATGTGGTCATGATATATTGTGTAGGTCAGTAAGATAATTTCTAACTAAAACTTTCTTCTCAACTTCTATTCTGTCCAAGTAGGGCTTCTTAACTTGATTTGAACCTATATCTCTTCTGGTTTCCAAAGGTTAGTGGGGTTGTGTGTTAAGAGAATGGGTAATACTGTGACTCCAAAAGGTTACCACCCCTGCCCTGCTACACCTATAGACAACGTCAAGTAGGCTAACGAAAATCTTTGGTGGTCCTTTTAATCTGAAGGGGTTGCGCAAGTTTTTTTATGGGGGGGGGGATTCCTATGATATGGTGCTGAAGTGAGTGTGTGATTTGATTTTGGAATTGTAGTTATTCACTCTCAGGGAATGATGCCACAGATATGACCTCTGATTTAATCACCAGCTACATTATGTACACTACTAAGGCAAGTTCTTCCAACCAGACTCCTGTTCCACTTCTTTCTCATCTAACTAAGCAGTTGTGCTTTTGAATTGGTCCTTTTAATCTGAAGAAAAGTACATTTTGAAGGGGGGGGGGATTGTACCATCTCTGCTCAAGCTCTGCCTAGCTACTTAACAAGTGTAACTCTACATCCAAGAcattcaaaaaatgtattttgacaGACCCCCTCCCAAACACCACTTGTACGTGTTGAGCTAAATGCTTGTCCCGACATCCTTAGACACCCACTCTCTAGTCTAGAGTATTTCACTAAATGACATCGACTTACTTAGTCGCCAAGTAACTTTAATAGCACCCTTTGAACAGTATCTGACTTGAAAGCTGTGCTATGATTTCAACTTGCAGTGCACCAAACCTTGGTGTAATTGTGGTCTATCGCTCAGCCCTTAATGAGATTTCACCTAATGACTAAGATCACACTACTTTAATGTCTTCCCTTCCACAGAATAGTGTTGAATCCTATTGCCAGACATTTCCACCTTAACTCTTATTGCATGTTGAAGTCCTCACCACTCGTCTGTGTAATAAGCACAAGAGCTAGCCTGCAGGCAGGGTTTGTTATTAGCAGCAGTTCTCATTGTACAGTATTTCCTGTAAACTCTTACATGCAAATCTATTTGCATATTTTTTTCCATCAATGGTCATGTTTCTTCTCTGTGCATTAGTCCTTCAGATGGTTTGAACCATAAACACTGGCTTACTGTGACAATGTTACTTAATGCATTGACTGTTTCAGCATTTCAAAAGTGACCTGTAAATATAAAAATGAACTGATGCTGTTATTGTTTTTTTACAGGAAACGACTAGAACTAGGAGTTATTATACACATTCAAAAAGTCATTGCGTTCCATATGTACACACCCCAAAGATATGTTTTAGAATAAATTGAATTTTATTTGTCTATGTACAACAAAGCCTCTCGGGACACCCTTAACCTCCAGGTAGCGACTGGGCACACACACAAAGTCTAGAAATGCAAGAAATAGATAAGTACTATTACAATATACTTATAAAACATGCCACTGCTACAGTAAGGAACCTAATTGAAATGGGCATATTAACACATCTTGTTACAGAAGGGCTCTCGTGCATGAACAATCGCAATACTGTACTAACTGAATAAGCATTACATTTCCCATCCTAATGCAAATGTGCATAAAACCAACAGTTTATGACTGTTGCGTGATGAACACAATCTTTCATTAGAGGACAAGACATTCTCATTGACAAACATCCCTTGGATGCGTCACAGATCCTGTGGTGGAGAAGACTGATGTGGCCGTAGACAGGACAAAAGGCACACCTGGGGGTAGAGGGCACCTCATTCCTCATCGTCAGCTGGGATCCCCAGTTCCTCATCTGTCCATGCGGATGCATCAGGCCATGGGAAGTGACCCTGAGAGAAGAGGCATTATGGGGTTAAGTCTGCTTGACAAACACCGGCTTTGTCTCCATCCTTTACTCTATGAACTGCCAAAACTCGATCGGACAGGACATACCAGGCATAACTATGATTAGGAGCCTAATCTACATTTAACTCACCATTACTGCATCTGGGTCATGCCAGCAGTGCCACAGGATCCAGAACCACATGGCACTGCTGAGGAGCTCTGCTTGGAACGTCTGGCTCTTGGTGAGTTGTGGGAATTGCCTGTACTGGGCCTCTATGTGTGGTCCACCACCAGCTCTGAAAATTAACAGAAAACCAGAGCACTGAGGGTATCACTGTTTACACCCTATCACCGtataccagtataatgtagcTACGCTCTACACATTTGATTAAACCCAACAACCCAATGGGTTAACATCTGATCATGGCGCCTACCTCTGGACATTGTTTAGTAGGCCTACTGTCAGACTGCTAGCTAGTTGGTTAACTTGTAAGCTACTGTTTGGTAGGCCTACTGTCAGACTGCTAGCTAGTTGGTTAACTTGTAAGCTAGTTATAAGCTATAGCCAAACGTTACTGTTTAAAGCTAAGAAGACTGATATGTGTACAGCTGACGTGTGATTGATAATGTTTATTTAATTATGAAGGACAATATTGAAGTCAACCTTTCGTCCTTAGcacatagctagctaacgtttatAACACCAGTAACGCTACTTACTTTCGGGTTACTATTTTCTGAGGTCCACGTGTAAGAAGCTGCGTCCCGGCCCTAAGGACACCCATGACCCTTCCTAAAGAAGACATagtttctctcttcccccagtgTTGTTTTCTCAAAATGTCGTTCCACCTTGACACAGAGGGCGACCAACCAACAACGAGCGCTATGATTGGTCGAGATGGCGGGTTGTTCATAAAATGGATCGACTCATGTCGCTTCCACTTTTGCACACTAGATGGAGACAAAGTCCTTTATATACGTGTATATGTATATTAGGTAGTTACAGAAGTATAGTTTTTAAATACATCTATGTATGAAACTCTTAAAAGGGAATCGTATAGCAAATATTTGGGAAATGTGTATTTAATTTTTCATATGAGAATGTAATGCTGGAAgcttgtgttgtgacatggtgaATTAATGCATACGTGCTTCTGTGCAAACTTTTAGAAACTGACAACCGAGCAAGGACGGTTGGTGGTCATGGCAGTCCTTCCTCTTGAGGAAAGGTTTTGTGTTGGAACGTCATGCACCTCCTTCCTTTAATGTGTATATGTCTTCCATGACATGGGTGAGTGGTGAATAGTAGTAGAAAATGCAGTGCATTTGTTTTGCATCTTGTATAGTAAATTAAGGTGGAGGGATATTATAGGACGGCAGTCAGGTTTAATGAAAAAATCAAGTGACAAAAGACAGGCACAAATGGTTAATGAGCATTTAAATTACGAGAGCAGTTCTTCTCTTGGGTAATTGTGAAGAGTATTCGCCATTTACTGATTAATGAATCTGAGAACCGAGTGGGACAACATGGCGGACAAGCTCTAAGCTCCCTATCAACAGCTAAGCGGTTTGACAGTTGCTTTTTTTCTGGTGGAAACCAttacaaaaatatcaaatttgcaATTAACTTCGCGTTCCATCCGTTGTAA
The genomic region above belongs to Oncorhynchus masou masou isolate Uvic2021 chromosome 27, UVic_Omas_1.1, whole genome shotgun sequence and contains:
- the LOC135515787 gene encoding NADH dehydrogenase [ubiquinone] 1 beta subcomplex subunit 2, mitochondrial-like — its product is MSSLGRVMGVLRAGTQLLTRGPQKIVTRKAGGGPHIEAQYRQFPQLTKSQTFQAELLSSAMWFWILWHCWHDPDAVMGHFPWPDASAWTDEELGIPADDEE